The genome window AAACCATCGGGTTCCAGGCATACAATCATTTGATGGAACCCATTAACCACGCTATTAATTCCATGACAGTGGCTTTAAGTAAAAATTTCGGGTTTGTTCGCACGCTCAACTTTGCCCTGTTTCCTGATATCTATCCTTACATTGGAAATGATTGGGACGGTTTGCGTGAATTTGAATTGATAGGCTTGTCTGATCCACAGGTTGGCGTTCAAAATTTAACCTGGATGGAAGTGCATGATTTTCAGCCAGGAGATGAATTTCATGTTTATTACTTCAACGCAACCTTTTTTGCTCCAAATGAATTACAACAAACCATTCAAAGATACCTTGACCGTGAAGATTTTGCTGATTCAGTAAGATATTCCGTTGAGAGAATCCAGTCAACTTTGCACTACAGTTACCAGGGGAATACATTTGAATTCATCCATGATACCATCATCGAAACTTACCGCCCGAATGAAGATTTCGACAAACTACCAGGCGAAATCGTATTTGATGAAGACTGGGCTGATGGTGCATTTTACTATAAATTGAACACCCAGTGGCATCAGGCTAAAATCAAACCTTCACCCGATTTTTGGCTCTTCAATTCTGGTGAATATTGCTGGAACTACTTAATTATTGACGGTTGCATTTCTGATTACACCTGGTACAAAGGATTAGGCGGACCTTATCACAATTGTGATTTTTGGGGAGAAATTGAACGTTCGCTGGTGTATTACAAAAAAGGCAGCGAAACCTGGGGCACACCGCTGGTTATTGTTGGCATGGAGGAAAATCAACCCAAAAACGGAATAAACATTTACCCTAACCCTGCCACCGATAAGTTATGGATTATGTGTGAGGATACTGATTTGCCGCTAACCGTTGAGTTTTATGACTTGCATGGAAGGCTTGCCAAAGAAGTTGTTCTATCTGAAACTGTTCAGCAAATTGGGTTGCAGGAATTCACAAGAGGTTTTTATTCCTACAGGATTTACAATGATGCCGGCTTGACTGGTTTTGGAAAAGTTGTCATTGAATGACCAAATCTTTATCCATTTATCCCGCAATTGCCTTCTCGGTTTTGGGTTTCGCCAGTTTTTCAACCCACCATACCCACAACATAAAAATGACCACATAAAAGAATGGTCTGAAAAGATAATCGTGGCTAAAGTCCCAGTATTCCGGAAGTACAACAATAACAACGGACAAACCGATGATCCTGAATAAATTGGTGAAATATACCGCGATTACACCCAACGGAATAAACCAAAGCTTCCGCTTCCAGGATCCCGGGAAAAGAAGCATCAACAGCACAAACTGCAGGATCTGTTTAAACCCCGAGCAACTCCTGTTCACGGCAATATAACCTTCGTTTGCAAAGTACATGGTTTTATTCTGATCAACTGCGGTAATTTCAATCTGAAGCACGTTCCCAACAAACCACGCACTGGGATAATAGACCGTTTCTGCCATCTTCCCCTCAAGGTTAAAAATAGCTTCCTTTAACGGCCAGTATTCGAGCGTGTTGGCCCAATATCGATAGGTGTAGTGAATTACGAGGGTAATAAGGATAAATAATGCAACATCTTTGAACACATCAAGGCGGTATCG of Bacteroidales bacterium contains these proteins:
- a CDS encoding T9SS type A sorting domain-containing protein; the encoded protein is MKKLLQSIVILLSVIFQIQAQNYQTFNSGRIASYEDQWNVIKFVRIDSVNFQTDSVLMPFGGFQEISYQECYIIDGVSWLGKEIIVHDNGWNLFVTSEEDTVHINTAVTQGETWTAFHRPGQLIITATLISHDVQNFLGLQDSVKTIGFQAYNHLMEPINHAINSMTVALSKNFGFVRTLNFALFPDIYPYIGNDWDGLREFELIGLSDPQVGVQNLTWMEVHDFQPGDEFHVYYFNATFFAPNELQQTIQRYLDREDFADSVRYSVERIQSTLHYSYQGNTFEFIHDTIIETYRPNEDFDKLPGEIVFDEDWADGAFYYKLNTQWHQAKIKPSPDFWLFNSGEYCWNYLIIDGCISDYTWYKGLGGPYHNCDFWGEIERSLVYYKKGSETWGTPLVIVGMEENQPKNGINIYPNPATDKLWIMCEDTDLPLTVEFYDLHGRLAKEVVLSETVQQIGLQEFTRGFYSYRIYNDAGLTGFGKVVIE
- a CDS encoding archaeosortase/exosortase family protein — translated: MKSTSNLKQLVQTFIRRYRLDVFKDVALFILITLVIHYTYRYWANTLEYWPLKEAIFNLEGKMAETVYYPSAWFVGNVLQIEITAVDQNKTMYFANEGYIAVNRSCSGFKQILQFVLLMLLFPGSWKRKLWFIPLGVIAVYFTNLFRIIGLSVVIVVLPEYWDFSHDYLFRPFFYVVIFMLWVWWVEKLAKPKTEKAIAG